GCTAGAAACAAAGTTAAAGTCAAACTTGAATGGAAATCTTTCTACTGGAGATTTAGTTAATGGTATCAAATCTAAAAAAGAGGTGGATATcaagaagaataaaataatattgtttaaTATCTAAATATGTATACCCTTTATGTGTATTTCAATCAAGATTGAAAAAAGCGAAGCAGAAATCTACGAGACAACAAACATCACAAAAGGTCGTCAAGAAGTTCTTCTGGGGGAACAAAGTTTACGCTTGGACAGCAAGTAAGTtgcaattttaactaattaaaatgtttcccTTATCTAATTCTATTAATTAGACAAAGAAGGCGTTCAGGGTCTAGCATTGTAGTGCTTGATGATAATACTGCTCTCAAAAAACCTACAGGTTTTGAATATCTTGAAATGTTGCCCAGTGATCAAGAAACAGGTAAATtggtacaaataaaaattttcaatctctTCTTGAACACCTTATTGTTCCTTTTCTTGAAGGACCTCATCGGGAAATGGCTGTTGATGTGCCGGATAACTTCATAGCTCGCAATAAAATAGCTCCACGGTACCCAGCAACAGCAGTAAATAATACACAGGTACAGAAAccgttattaattttttaaaatagtatgAATAAAggtatgaataattttcagcAGAATGGTGTATTGTCAAAGCCTGTACCTCCACCAAGAGACCATCTGAGTCGGGCTCCAGCTCCACAAATACctgatagaaaaataaatcaacaaattGGACAGATTTTGGAACCTACACCTGATCAACTGGacagtattaaaaaatttcaggtaGGACAGTTTCAGTACAATGATTTTTGTCTGTGCGACCACCGTATTTccgcatttttattattcatactGCAAGATAATACACCCACTGCATaactttatttgtttttaaatttttattttaaattttttaactaatattGTTCAATTAGGTACATCAATAGAAATAATAGTTTATAACGTTATTCATATGCTAATTTTCAtatgttcctttttttgttaggTTAATATTTAGTTTGAAGAAGCCTAGCaagttgaattttctttttatgtgAGAATTTCGTGGATAAGACAAgacttgtttttatatttatttacttactgAATACGATATTCATAAGTATAATTTCAATTAGCAAGGTTGCTTAGTTGTGTCAAAACCAGTTTCATTTgttgacgaatttttttttcttaattttgtttgaatattataaattCAGTGAAAGCGATAGATAATGCAAATAGATAACAAAtctatattatttaaaaaacagtaCTATGAGgcaactacttttttttttgttctttgttctttgtttagaaaaaagtatttatctttgtattttaaaaatcaattaggaacaattaagaaaaagacgagaagaagaagaaaaaattgctgcGCAAAATGAGTTCCTACGAGCAAGTATTCGTGGATCACGGAAACTACAGTCTTTACAGCAAGAGCCGCCTATCAGTAATTCTGTTGGATTTGAAAATGTCGCCTACAGCGCTGACGaggatgaagaagaaaaaatatgcgGTATAcaagttatttaaatattttatctaacATTACTATAACTGCTTATTATTTCTTGACAGATTATGGAGATTTAGTCACTGCTTTACAACGtcttaatgttaaattaaataagcaTGGTATGACATCGCTTGCTAGCCGAATTTCGTCTGTGCAAAGCTCTCTCTTGAGCTCAGAAATAAGTCGTGCATTAGCAACAAGACGAGCTGTTTTAGAGCGGCGACACACGAGAAACTGTATAGCCCTTCCAATTAATTCTATGAATTTAGGAAAAGAggtatttgttcaaaaaattaaatcaaaggtTTTAGccgttcaaattatttttttttctgaataggTTGTGGATCAATTAGCTCACAATAATTCTTCTTTAGCGATTGAGTTATGTGACCTCCTTTCTACCTATGAAATTGAAGGGCTTCTTGAAGCACATGACCGAATAGTATCGTTGACAGATTCGTCAGCATCCATATTAAAGTATGCCAATAACCTAGGTTTAAATACAGCAATCAAGACAACCAATTTGTTAAACAACAATATCGAAAAGGGACAACCACTAGGCATTTTAAGGGATGCTAGTGATCACATTAGAATAATACAGATTGAAAAAACTTCAGAGCCATTGGGAGCTACAATCCGAAATGAAGGCGAAGCAGTTGTCATCGGACGCGTTGTAAGAGGAGGAGCAGCCGAAAAGTCCGGATTGTTGCATGAGGgtgatgaaattttagaagTTAATGGAATAGAAATGCGCGGAAAATCCGTTAATGACGTTTGTGCAATGCTAAGTGCGATGAGTGGCACATTGACTTTCCTTGTAGTACCAGGAAGTGTCACAATGACAACTCCCCATATTGGAAGGGAACCACCAATCTTACATGTCCGAGCGCATTTTGATTACGATCCAGAAGACGATTTGTATATACCGTGTCGCGAACTAGgaattagttttcaaaaaggAGATGTTTTGCATGTAATCTCAAGAGAAGATCCCAATTGGTGGCAGGCTTACCGTGAAGGAGAAGAAGATCAAACACTTGCTGGTTTGATACCTAGTCAATCGTTTCAACATCAAAGAGAGTCGATGAAACTTTCGATTGCGGGTGATTTGGGCAGATCCAGAGGCAGCAATGCAAACAAAGGTGGCTCGACACTTCTTTGCGCACGAAAgggcaaaaagaagaaaaagaaaaccaGTAGTGAGCATGGATATCCACTTTATGCTACAGCATCTACAGATGATGCGGATcctgaagaaattttgacttaCGAAGAAGTTGCTCTGTATTATCCTAGAGCGGCGCATAAACGACCAATCGTTTTAATAGGACCTCCAAATATCGGCCGACACGAATTAAGGCAACGTTTGATGGCAGATTCTGACAGATTTGCTGCAGCTATTCCTCGTAagctaaataaatttgtatattttgaatttaaaaaaaaaatatttttttttaagatacttCACGACCAAAACGTGATGGAGAAGTGCCAAACGTTGACTACCATTTTATTACACGGCAACAATTTGAAGCAGATATTTTGGCAAGAAAATTTGTAGAGCATGGAGAGTACGAAAAAGCATATTATGGTAAGTAAAGCCACATATTGACGTATTGTTGTTGacgttaaatataaaaaaaaattataaaaatacaggTACTTCTTTGGAAGCAATAAGAGCGGTTGTATCTAGTGGCAAAATTTgtgtattaaatttacatcCACAAAGCCTAAAGCTGTTAAGATCTTCTGATCTAAAGCCTTATACAGTATTGGTCGCTCCCCCAAGCTTAGAAAAGCTGCGACAAAAGCGCATTCGAGCAGGAGAACCTTATAAAGTAAAAGATATAAATTCTGTTAATCAAATTGAgcgattatttattattattttttttttgctttaggaGGAAGAGCTGAAAGAAATTATTGCTACGGCAAGAGAAATGGAGGCCAGGTGGGGCCATCTATTTGATATGATTATCATTAACAACGATACAGAGAGGGCATATCATCAACTTTTAGCTGAAATCAACTCATTAGAACGAGAACCTCAGTGGGTACCTGCGAACTGGCTTCAGCATAATTGAGAATTTAGTTTGAtagaataaaatgtaatagaATGTTCAATGGTGGGTAGGTATATTTACGTGTATTCAGGGTTTACTGTCTAGTAcgaatgattaattttaaacaaactaGTCAGTCAATCAAGGTGTATTTCAAATCTAAAGTGCATATGTACATGAAATAGAATGAAagcgatgaaatttttgtttttcataaaaaaaatgtctacaTGATTCATGATGAAGCcattatattgatttttaaatctcaaaaatatttcaaaaccatttTAAACAgctatatatttatatttttacactaAAAAATCTCTGTTATAGAGCAATCATTGctgttatgattattatttaagttttaaataaaaaataaatgtatctATATATTTCAACTTACAGTGGTAGAAAAAGTTTGCAGTAGGAAtattatttagaattaaaataaaaaaatatacgatatatgtattaaaaagttgtttaataaaaaaacatattagaCAAAGATcgctttataattttattttgtaccatattttttaatttattttattaatttttttttttataaaattttgtcataattaTAAGATTCAAGACTaaagaaaattctattttactAAAGGTATTGATTGATATTGTTGATTTAATGCTTTCCGAATCAAATTCCAATCTTCGATAATCTCTTCCTCTCTTAACATATAAACTATGAAGGGCCCTGTTACGGTTACCGCCTTTTTCCTGCCAGGACCTCGTACTTTGTTGGGACGCATATTTCTGCCACCCCAGTCGTCCCAAGACAAGTCTACGTTATGTCGATCTTCCTCAAGTCgtcttattttttccattaattcaTCAAACAGAATATCTTTTGACAACTGTTTTTCACTCTCGAAATGCTGGAGAGCTGCTTGTTCTTCAGACTCGAATTTATGTCGAATATTTTCCATTCGatagtttttcaaaacttcAGCCACTTCTTTTCTGCTGTTCATATTATCATTCAGTTGTTGTAATGGTGTTAAATCTTATGAAAGAAAATGTAATGAGATATTTATagcaagaaaaatgtaaattactAAGTTACATTCTTGTGACCGTCCTCCTCGAACTTCGTTAAGTTGGGTCTCCACTTGACTGTTAatacacaatttttatataaaacctTTTTTCGGAGACAAAAACGTGTACTTACTTGATCCTTTCTCGATACAACTGCTCTTTCAGAActtcaaattgtttttcaagttGAGCTGCAAGTGTGAAGAGTTGGATGTTTGATATGTTACacaagtgtaaaaaaaatacctacctaaattttccaaacaaaCAGCCTTTCTTTTTTCACATTCACCTTCCGACATGGAGGAGTCATCTAGGGAATTTGTGCATTtagaaaataacttttatgtttaaaagtaaataagaaAGCTTACCATCATCGGATTGATCATCCTCAGCGCTGGACTTTTCAGATTCATCCGAGTTATCTATCACCATATTTTGTTGctccaaaattttctcattatttgtgctcaacattttttctcagattctcataaatatattagaaaaataaaaaaatatgaaaaattatttaatttgtgaaaactTTTGACAAGAAACATAAACTTGTACCCAGCATACAAGAACGCTTCAGCATTATTTACAAAAGGCATTCTAAAAGTACATTCTTCAATCTTTACACATGAAATATTTGGATCGCCTCTACTTATTcaggaatattttattattttttacagccACTTGacgaataaaatgaaaactttctagtggaaataattttttttaaataaaaaaaataagatgatTCAATTAAACATAATGCTAAATTACAAGCATTCATTTTTTCTGATTGTTGCATGATGGGTAATTTGAAGAGAAGCTAAAGTTTGAtccttatttaaatataaatatttatttaaataaaaaattcagaagtGTGAAAATGAAGAACTTAACACACTCTAAAGAAACACTATTGAAGTCCTACAACACACGTCTCAAAGAAGATATCAAAAGCATGTTGGAAAACTTTGAAGGTTTGcttatgtttattttgtttttcctctGTAAGTTAACTCATTTGgaacaaaattgatttatacAAAATAGAAATAATCCGGCTTGCAAGAGGGGAAAGCACGTCGCAGTTGTCAAAAGTCGTCCAATGTGAACAAGATATGTACGAGATGGAAGTGAGAGCTGCAAATATTGTTCGTGCAGGTGAATCGCTCATAAAGCTGGTTTCCGACATCAAGCAATACTTGATTTTAAACGACTTTTATACTGTTAATGAGGCAATCACTCAAAGTAGCCAACTTTACCGAACTACACAACAAGACAGAGACAgcaaattactgaatttacgTGATGATATTGCTGTGGACTTGTATGACTTAGAAGAGGAATATTACACAAGTGCTcataaataagtcaaaaattattttttttatttcaattttgatttaggTTTAAAACGATCCAAtacattttccttttttcgagGAACCATTGGTTTACTATGTGCTTTCTTCGACTTTTGTTCTGCCCGAATCTGTTGCTTTAAAGgctcaatatttttcttaaattctcTGACGGTAGCTTCTCTGATTATTTGTTTACGTTTTGTTTTTGCAgagtttttgctctttttcttttgtctaGGAGCAAAGTCAATCTTGGGAGGtttgacaaacaaaattttctttttggccTCGAGCTTTTCCTTAAACGTCATAGTATTTACTTCCAAAATTTTGTCTGGTCTTAGACTTATCATTTCCATGGGAATTTTATCCAAGAGTCTTCGAACTTCCGTTTCTCTTCGTTGTGATTTGGATTGGTAAGGATTGGATTCAAGCGCATCAAAATTAGCTTCTGCACTGCCTGGAACTAGAATAGAAGCAAACTCGTTATTAGTGGAAATTCCTAATACATCTTCATAGGGGCAGAATTGTAGTGATTTGATGCTTCCAACTAATGGATAACGCAAATATGGTTGCTGATTTAAGTCTTTCCGGTATATTTCACAAACATTTCCCAATGCCAGTGCCACCATACCTTTTTGTGAAACACTTATTTCTTTCACAGTTGATCGAAGCTTATGAACTGCCACTGATTCCCCTAAATTACGAGAGTCCCAAACTTTAACAGTTTGGTTAATATCACTCGTTAGAAAGGTATTGTTGTTTGGGGAAACGCAGAGTGCCGATATAGGAGTATTATGGCAAGAAAGTTGCGCTAGAGGCTCTCTAATGGAAGGACACCATAATGACACAACACCTTTGGTATCTCCAGTAAAAATAACTCCTGTTGACTTGTCTTGACACATGTTGGATATGGTACCTAGCTTACTGTTATATTGAGACACAATTTCCCCAATGGACACATCCAACCATGACAAGAATCCTTCATCATTTCCAGCTGCCAGGAGAAAATGGTAGGGAAGAAACTCGAGATAGCTTACTGCATTCATGCGTTTTATGCAGTGTAATTGCATTCCTTTGTTATCATATATATGCACGTAACTTTTTTGTGCAACGGCAAACATATTTTCGTTATGTAGCCACGAtacatttgaaatttcttccatAACATTCATTTCACAACTCAAATGCTTTGTAATCCAATCCACAGATGCTACGTGACCTTTTCTACCACCAAGCAACAAATGTTTACCGTTTTCGTTGTACTTTATTCGATAAGGCCCAAACTGATCAAGAGCAAGAGAAAAATGCTTTGAAGCTGACATGATGTCCACATTGTTGCAAATTTCACTTTGAGCTAGACTTTCTGTCGGAATTTCAGTATCAATATAACCCTCTTCTTCATTCAAAAGTACTTCTGTTCGTGCTGAATGCTTATTAGCCAATTCAATTTGCTTATCTCTCTCTTGCCATAATTTGTGATGGTATTTGGTCTTCAAACCCTCTCTCTTAACCATAGGCCCcttgtcaaatttttccaacgcatttttcttgatttttgcattttttagatGATTACTTGGTTTCTTGTAAAActtgtttttgatatttaatttattttcgaatggtttttcttgcttttttgtcGAAGGTTTTACGGTTTCTTCTGAACTGTTGGATGCCTTTTTGAAATATCTCTCTGTTTTGGCCATCGTATCTATAATAAatcgaattaataaaaatatttatattaatataataccACCGGTAGGTAACATTACCACGtgcatgtttttttaaatacattatcAACATTACCTGATTTAAAATATCCTTcttcaaatataataaataaatcaaagtgAAAGATGTTGGATAAGGATAAATTTTAGgtcgattttaaaataaatatattattaaaaaaatattaaaacgaaGTTAGcgtgttgtttatttatttttctgtgaaGAATGATAAATACTGCTAATTCATTCATTCTGTCATTGGCGTTGTtcacttaataaattaatattcaagcaaaataaattgaaaaatgtaaaaaaaattagagcaaaaaatttttttttcaaatttttaaaatatagaatTATCCAGgagcttttttttcattttcgcaAATTCTTCATCGGAGctcaacataaatttattcaacacCTAAATCACCATTAATGAATGGTGCCAAAAATgacattaaacaaatttaaaagacaagattcaaaacaaaaataaatccttgAGACAAACATTCTTTTATCATGTCTCAGTCCCAAAGAGTT
The sequence above is drawn from the Culicoides brevitarsis isolate CSIRO-B50_1 chromosome 1, AGI_CSIRO_Cbre_v1, whole genome shotgun sequence genome and encodes:
- the LOC134828243 gene encoding protein PALS1 isoform X1 → MQKQPLAAQSSTGKQIVELNGYVIILVEGKDGKIKLYGSPADKDNLEVADEILDVNERKLEDESRSEVIKHIHECIQSCMIKLRVKRRSDSKLAGELGNAVQDAFVIAVEQQARERLQRLSALKRITPVDMSQLSIKLNQQTDKPGTTEDLSFLKGASPIYVTTLSDNNVTPIGVNLRTSNNIKNLSESNNNTNCVNESSTNNTSLLETKLKSNLNGNLSTGDLVNGIKSKKEIEKSEAEIYETTNITKGRQEVLLGEQSLRLDSKQRRRSGSSIVVLDDNTALKKPTGFEYLEMLPSDQETGPHREMAVDVPDNFIARNKIAPRYPATAVNNTQQNGVLSKPVPPPRDHLSRAPAPQIPDRKINQQIGQILEPTPDQLDSIKKFQEQLRKRREEEEKIAAQNEFLRASIRGSRKLQSLQQEPPISNSVGFENVAYSADEDEEEKICDYGDLVTALQRLNVKLNKHGMTSLASRISSVQSSLLSSEISRALATRRAVLERRHTRNCIALPINSMNLGKEVVDQLAHNNSSLAIELCDLLSTYEIEGLLEAHDRIVSLTDSSASILKYANNLGLNTAIKTTNLLNNNIEKGQPLGILRDASDHIRIIQIEKTSEPLGATIRNEGEAVVIGRVVRGGAAEKSGLLHEGDEILEVNGIEMRGKSVNDVCAMLSAMSGTLTFLVVPGSVTMTTPHIGREPPILHVRAHFDYDPEDDLYIPCRELGISFQKGDVLHVISREDPNWWQAYREGEEDQTLAGLIPSQSFQHQRESMKLSIAGDLGRSRGSNANKGGSTLLCARKGKKKKKKTSSEHGYPLYATASTDDADPEEILTYEEVALYYPRAAHKRPIVLIGPPNIGRHELRQRLMADSDRFAAAIPHTSRPKRDGEVPNVDYHFITRQQFEADILARKFVEHGEYEKAYYGTSLEAIRAVVSSGKICVLNLHPQSLKLLRSSDLKPYTVLVAPPSLEKLRQKRIRAGEPYKEEELKEIIATAREMEARWGHLFDMIIINNDTERAYHQLLAEINSLEREPQWVPANWLQHN
- the LOC134828243 gene encoding protein PALS1 isoform X2, with product MQKQPLAAQSSTGKQIVELNGYVIILVEGKDGKIKLYGSPADKDNLEVADEILDVNERKLEDESRSEVIKHIHECIQSCMIKLRVKRRSDSKLAGELGNAVQDAFVIAVEQQARERLQRLSALKRITPVDMSQLSIKLNQQTDKPGTTEDLSFLKGASPIYVTTLSDNNVTPIGVNLRTSNNIKNLSESNNNTNCVNESSTNNTSLLETKLKSNLNGNLSTGDLVNGIKSKKEIEKSEAEIYETTNITKGRQEVLLGEQSLRLDSKQRRRSGSSIVVLDDNTALKKPTGFEYLEMLPSDQETGPHREMAVDVPDNFIARNKIAPRYPATAVNNTQNGVLSKPVPPPRDHLSRAPAPQIPDRKINQQIGQILEPTPDQLDSIKKFQEQLRKRREEEEKIAAQNEFLRASIRGSRKLQSLQQEPPISNSVGFENVAYSADEDEEEKICDYGDLVTALQRLNVKLNKHGMTSLASRISSVQSSLLSSEISRALATRRAVLERRHTRNCIALPINSMNLGKEVVDQLAHNNSSLAIELCDLLSTYEIEGLLEAHDRIVSLTDSSASILKYANNLGLNTAIKTTNLLNNNIEKGQPLGILRDASDHIRIIQIEKTSEPLGATIRNEGEAVVIGRVVRGGAAEKSGLLHEGDEILEVNGIEMRGKSVNDVCAMLSAMSGTLTFLVVPGSVTMTTPHIGREPPILHVRAHFDYDPEDDLYIPCRELGISFQKGDVLHVISREDPNWWQAYREGEEDQTLAGLIPSQSFQHQRESMKLSIAGDLGRSRGSNANKGGSTLLCARKGKKKKKKTSSEHGYPLYATASTDDADPEEILTYEEVALYYPRAAHKRPIVLIGPPNIGRHELRQRLMADSDRFAAAIPHTSRPKRDGEVPNVDYHFITRQQFEADILARKFVEHGEYEKAYYGTSLEAIRAVVSSGKICVLNLHPQSLKLLRSSDLKPYTVLVAPPSLEKLRQKRIRAGEPYKEEELKEIIATAREMEARWGHLFDMIIINNDTERAYHQLLAEINSLEREPQWVPANWLQHN
- the LOC134828301 gene encoding breast cancer metastasis-suppressor 1-like protein-A, yielding MLSTNNEKILEQQNMVIDNSDESEKSSAEDDQSDDDDSSMSEGECEKRKAVCLENLAQLEKQFEVLKEQLYRERINQVETQLNEVRGGRSQEYLTPLQQLNDNMNSRKEVAEVLKNYRMENIRHKFESEEQAALQHFESEKQLSKDILFDELMEKIRRLEEDRHNVDLSWDDWGGRNMRPNKVRGPGRKKAVTVTGPFIVYMLREEEIIEDWNLIRKALNQQYQSIPLVK
- the LOC134828269 gene encoding WD repeat-containing protein 46; protein product: MAKTERYFKKASNSSEETVKPSTKKQEKPFENKLNIKNKFYKKPSNHLKNAKIKKNALEKFDKGPMVKREGLKTKYHHKLWQERDKQIELANKHSARTEVLLNEEEGYIDTEIPTESLAQSEICNNVDIMSASKHFSLALDQFGPYRIKYNENGKHLLLGGRKGHVASVDWITKHLSCEMNVMEEISNVSWLHNENMFAVAQKSYVHIYDNKGMQLHCIKRMNAVSYLEFLPYHFLLAAGNDEGFLSWLDVSIGEIVSQYNSKLGTISNMCQDKSTGVIFTGDTKGVVSLWCPSIREPLAQLSCHNTPISALCVSPNNNTFLTSDINQTVKVWDSRNLGESVAVHKLRSTVKEISVSQKGMVALALGNVCEIYRKDLNQQPYLRYPLVGSIKSLQFCPYEDVLGISTNNEFASILVPGSAEANFDALESNPYQSKSQRRETEVRRLLDKIPMEMISLRPDKILEVNTMTFKEKLEAKKKILFVKPPKIDFAPRQKKKSKNSAKTKRKQIIREATVREFKKNIEPLKQQIRAEQKSKKAHSKPMVPRKKENVLDRFKPKSKLK